From the Daucus carota subsp. sativus chromosome 8, DH1 v3.0, whole genome shotgun sequence genome, one window contains:
- the LOC108197113 gene encoding protein indeterminate-domain 4, chloroplastic produces MAAPSSSNPLFFGTRSQEDQNQARQQEQQQQQHFSSMPASSTTPTAAAATQKKKRNLPGTPNPDAEVIALSPKTLMATNRFICEVCNKGFQREQNLQLHRRGHNLPWKLKQKSTKEVKRKVYLCPEPTCVHHEHSRALGDLTGIKKHYSRKHGEKKYKCEKCSKKYAVQSDWKAHSKTCGTREYRCDCGTLFSRRDSFITHRAFCDALAQETARHPPGLSSIGSHLFGNNHMTMNLSQVSTQISSNSMLRLGTAGATATAKLEQLIPSSNNPNSPLFAAQQPPQSISSSPFYMPQDNSNQGYQELQNKPFHHGLMQLPDLHTNANLSFYSSSNTTNSMNDSDQNASNNMSSSSYLMPEHPFNNASGGQGSNIFSGGGNNPGLSSLYSNHHEGQASPHMSATALLQKAAQMGSTTSNTSATILKGLGSGNSSMNGANKFARSFSVNSEHIESSQLQGLMNSLSHSNPSSSMFGGVRLEQQQQQQQQHQLGVTNYGNMDEGSNMNRNFSMGGSDRLTLDFLGVGGGMVRNVGGGFSHRDQQQQGAGLASFEHQKMNSSQGGHNVFGGSKLQ; encoded by the exons ATGGCCGCCCCTTCCTCATCCAATCCACTCTTCTTCGGAACAAGATCTCAAGAAGATCAAAACCAAGCAAGACAACAAGAacagcaacaacagcaacaCTTCTCCTCCATGCCCGCCTCTTCAACTACTCCAACTGCCGCAGCAGCCACACAGAAGAAAAAGAGAAACCTTCCGGGAACTCCAA ATCCAGATGCGGAGGTAATAGCACTATCGCCCAAGACACTAATGGCAACAAACCGATTCATTTGCGAGGTATGCAACAAAGGGTTCCAAAGGGAGCAAAACTTACAACTCCATCGAAGAGGACACAACCTTCCGTGGAAGCTCAAGCAGAAATCCACGAAAGAAGTGAAGCGAAAGGTCTATCTTTGTCCCGAGCCTACCTGCGTCCACCATGAGCATTCGAGAGCTCTCGGAGACCTCACCGGGATCAAGAAACACTACTCTCGTAAACACGGCGAGAAGAAGTACAAGTGCGAGAAATGCTCCAAGAAATACGCGGTTCAGTCCGATTGGAAAGCCCATTCTAAGACCTGCGGAACAAGGGAGTATAGATGCGACTGCGGCACTCTCTTCTCAAG GCGTGACAGTTTCATCACACACAGAGCCTTCTGCGACGCGTTGGCGCAAGAAACTGCGAGGCACCCTCCTGGACTCAGCTCAATTGGGAGCCATCTATTCGGAAACAATCACATGACTATGAATTTATCTCAGGTTAGTACCCAGATTTCGTCAAATAGTATGTTACGGCTTGGCACTGCTGGGGCTACAGCTACGGCCAAACTGGAGCAGCTGATTCCTTCGTCCAACAATCCGAATTCTCCTCTATTCGCAGCTCAGCAGCCTCCGCAATCCATTTCTTCGTCTCCTTTTTACATGCCGCAAGATAATTCGAACCAAGGATATCAGGAACTGCAAAACAAGCCGTTTCATCACGGGCTAATGCAGCTTCCTGACCTTCACACGAATGCTAATCTCAGCTTCTATTCGAGTAGTAATACGACGAATAGTATGAATGATAGTGATCAGAATGCCAGCAACAATATGTCCTCTTCGAGCTACTTGATGCCCGAACATCCGTTTAACAATGCTAGTGGAGGCCAAGGATCAAATATTTTTTCGGGTGGCGGTAATAATCCGGGACTCTCTTCTCTTTATAGCAACCACCACGAAGGCCAAGCTTCGCCGCATATGTCAGCTACTGCATTGCTTCAAAAAGCGGCTCAAATGGGCTCAACCACAAGCAACACGAGTGCCACTATATTAAAAGGCCTTGGAAGCGGCAACTCTTCTATGAACGGTGCTAATAAATTTGCGAGAAGCTTCAGTGTAAACAGTGAGCACATCGAAAGCAGTCAGCTTCAAGGACTAATGAATTCTCTCTCACACAGCAACCCTTCATCTTCGATGTTCGGTGGAGTGAGATTagaacaacagcagcagcaacaacaacaacatcaacttGGTGTTACTAATTACGGGAACATGGACGAGGGATCGAATATGAACCGGAATTTTTCTATGGGAGGGTCGGATAGACTGACACTGGATTTTCTTGGAGTTGGGGGAGGAATGGTTCGAAATGTGGGAGGTGGATTTTCGCATCGAGATCAACAGCAACAGGGGGCTGGATTAGCTTCTTTCGAACATCAAAAAATGAACTCTTCGCAAGGAGGTCATAATGTGTTTGGAGGTTCTAAGTTGCAGTGA